A DNA window from Branchiostoma lanceolatum isolate klBraLanc5 chromosome 17, klBraLanc5.hap2, whole genome shotgun sequence contains the following coding sequences:
- the LOC136423510 gene encoding neuroligin-4, X-linked-like yields the protein MDSMWVTSAVLTWILMTASADSNSGEVITTKYGSFRGRQVPPPKDRMRAVNKYLGIPYAKPPVGTLRFRPPQEPEAWDKDKVRDFTKFGPVCPQIVMSPGDTDLPSAVQAREAMRPFLETMDEDCLYLNIYSPVINGPALDERYPLAVLVFIHGGGYTSGTGNAYDGTVLASHGAVVVVTINYRLGVLGFLSTEDKFASGNYGLLDQIAALDWISENIRHFGGDPTRVTLVGFGSGAACVNLLALSPKAAGKFRRAIIQSGSALGTSAIAEDSRHYATMLAEKLDCCRPDAAQTVQCLRNKPYQDLLLKNMTPPSFSYYPKFGPSVDGVVVPDQPRRLLEGDLFRGYDFMVGLSEEDGYKYIPSIAVIEDGLSDDEYRYLINDFVNQVFPYRENEIQDAILFLYTNWGNDTNETRRAGIVRMLTEQQIAVPIVEVANLHSTKNTESSTYMYSYSYKAINTPNPKWVGAVHGDELPFVFGAPVAPKGIFQQLNFTKGESMLSVAMMTYWSNFAKTGDPQQPRLQATTFLHERPNKFENIQWTQYSIDNCSNCQETYLYLGMKPRVVEGFRPQRIAFWIELVPKLLYPGDVPSNNYLYPPEDADELCQILDIGQTILTGGGLVVRRPDGWTKPSVGVTGSSTTCISISSTSASPSQFPGNTVPGLTGEWRPDSPGSNISSQDKGQNYSELSIVIAVGTSLLVVNVLVFAVCYNRGRARTKRHKETKSRDRIRLKVTDMREVLKAYEVAESCGSSPCQTLEIIALKDERIENCAKFQEKGDVL from the exons ATGGATTCCATGTGGGTGACATCCGCTGTACTGACATGGATCCTCATGACTGCATCTGCAGACTCTAATTCTGGGGAAGTTATCACCACCAAATACGGATCTTTTCGAGGCAGACAAGTCCCTCCACCTAAAGACAGGATGCGTGCGGTGAACAAGTATCTGGGCATCCCGTACGCAAAACCTCCGGTTGGCACCCTGCGATTCAGACCACCGCAAGAACCAGAAGCTTGGGACAAGGATAAGGTGAGAGACTTCACCAAGTTTGGTCCCGTCTGTCCGCAGATTGTGATGTCACCAGGGGACACCGACCTGCCGTCAGCAGTCCAGGCCAGGGAAGCCATGCGGCCGTTCCTGGAGACGATGGACGAAGATTGTCTGTACTTGAACATCTACAGCCCTGTTATCAACG GTCCTGCTCTTGATGAGAGGTACCCGTTAGCCGTGCTGGTGTTCATCCACGGCGGTGGCTACACTTCCGGGACCGGAAATGCTTACGATGGGACCGTCTTGGCCAGTCACGGCGCCGTAGTGGTGGTCACCATCAATTACAGACTGGGAGTGCTAG GATTTCTGAGCACGGAGGACAAGTTTGCATCCGGGAACTACGGACTTCTTGATCAGATCGCAGCTCTTGATTGGATCAGTGAAAACATCAGGCACTTTGGTGGGGACCCGACGAGAGTTACTCTTGTAGGGTTTGGATCTGGTGCGGCGTGTGTTAATCTACTGGCTTTGTCTCCTAAAGCTGCAG GAAAGTTTCGTCGTGCAATCATTCAGAGTGGATCGGCTTTAGGCACCAGTGCTATCGCTGAAGACTCGCGGCACTATGCGACAATGCTGGCCGAGAAGCTAGACTGTTGCCGACCGGACGCTGCTCAAACTGTGCAATGTCTCCGTAACAAACCTTACCAAGACCTGCTACTGAAGAACATGACACCGCCATCGTTCAGTTACTACCCCAAGTTCGGTCCGTCCGTTGACGGTGTTGTTGTTCCCGATCAACCTCGAAGACTGCTTGAAGGTGACCTATTCCGGGGCTATGACTTCATGGTCGGCCTTTCAGAAGAGGACGGATATAAGTACATCCCTAGCATCGCTGTCATAGAAGACGGTTTATCTGATGATGAATATAGGTATCTTATCAATGACTTTGTTAACCAGGTATTTCCATATAGAGAAAATGAGATCCAAGACGCCATACTGTTTCTGTACACAAACTGGGGGAACGATACGAATGAAACAAGAAGAGCCGGTATTGTGCGCATGCTCACAGAACAACAGATCGCAGTACCGATTGTTGAGGTGGCAAATCTCCATTCAACCAAGAACACAGAGAGctcgacatacatgtattcttacAGCTACAAGGCCATCAATACACCCAACCCCAAATGGGTAGGAGCGGTACATGGGGACGAGCTGCCATTTGTCTTTGGTGCTCCCGTTGCCCCAAAAGGGATCTTCCAGCAGCTGAATTTCACCAAAGGTGAATCTATGTTGAGCGTCGCCATGATGACATACTGGAGTAATTTTGCTAAAACCGG AGATCCCCAACAGCCCAGACTACAAGCCACAACTTTCCTCCACGAAAGGCCAAACAAGTTTGAGAACATCCAGTGGACACAGTACAGCATAGACAACTGTAGTAATTGTCAAGAAACTTACTTGTACTTGGGAATGAAACCTCGAGTGGTAGAAGGTTTTCGACCGCAGCGCATCGCTTTCTGGATTGAGCTTGTTCCAAAGTTGCTCTATCCAGGGGATGTTCCTAGTAACAACTATCTTTACCCTCCGGAAGATGCCGACGAATTGTGTCAAATTCTAGACATAGGACAGACCATTCTAACCGGAGGTGGCCTCGTAGTACGCCGTCCAGATGGTTGGACAAAGCCTTCAGTAGGCGTGACCGGCTCAAGCACCACGTGTATTTCTATATCATCTACTTCAGCTTCTCCAAGCCAATTTCCTGGAAATACTGTTCCTGGACTTACAGGGGAATGGCGGCCGGACTCTCCCGGTTCGAACATCAGTAGTCAGGACAAGGGACAAAATTACTCTGAACTCAGCATCGTGATTGCAGTTGGGACGTCGTTACTTGTTGTTAACGTGCTGGTCTTCGCTGTGTGCTACAACAGAGGGAGAGCGCGTACAAAAAGACACAAAGAGACAAAAAGTCGTGACAGAATCAGGTTAAAGGTCACAGACATGCGGGAGGTGCTGAAAGCCTACGAGGTTGCAGAAAGCTGTGGATCCAGTCCCTGTCAAACGCTGGAAATAATTGCTCTCAAAGATGAAAGAATAGAAAACTGTGCCAAATTCCAAGAAAAGGGGGATGTCTTGTAG